CCGGTCTCCAAAACCGGGGGTTGCGGGTTCGATTCCTGCCTGTCCTGCCACGACATTATTTGGTGTAACTACTATGAAGACAGTTTATTCCGATTGAACAAAGGGGAGTATAAAAAATGAAATTTGAAAAAGTTAGCCGTTTCTTTCGAGAAGTTCGAGCTGAAATGAAATGTGTCAGCTGGCCTACAAAAGCCGACCTGAAAGAGGGAACGCTGGTAGTGATTGTAATGTCTGTAATTGTATCTGCGTTTTTGTCACTTATAGATTTTGGTTTTACCAAAATTATAGAACTTGTATTTTAGGAATGGGTAAGAGCAGATGCAGTGGTATGTAATTCATACCTATTCGGGACACGAAAATAAGGTTAAGACCACTATCGAAAAAGGTCTGGCAGGCACTCCTCTGGAAAATCAGGTAGGTCGATTATTGGTTCCAGTTCGGAAGACCTTCGTGATTAGAGAAGGCAAAAAAGTTGAGCGGGATAAGAAGCTTTTTACTTCTTATGTTATTATGGAAGCGGAGATGACTCCTGAATTGAAGACATATATTCTTCAAATAGCAGGTGTAACGAGTTT
Above is a window of Candidatus Cloacimonas sp. DNA encoding:
- the secE gene encoding preprotein translocase subunit SecE, whose amino-acid sequence is MKFEKVSRFFREVRAEMKCVSWPTKADLKEGTLVVIVMSVIVSAFLSLIDFGFTKIIELVF